Below is a genomic region from Bacillota bacterium.
CCTGAAGGCGGGGGCTCCCGACGCCGCGTAGTCCGGTGGACATTGGGAAGATCCTCGTTGTGGGCGCGGGCCAGATGGGCTCTGGCATCGCGCAAGTTGCCGCGCAGTCAGGTATCGATGTCGTCCTGTCCGACTTGAGTCTCAAGGAATCCCAGAAGGGACTCGCGGGGATCACGAAGAATCTCGAAAGGTTGGTAGCGAAAGGGCGGATCACACGCGAAGACCGCGATCAGGCACTTGGCCGCATAACGTGTGCTGAGGGCCTGTCTGTCGGATCTGCCGCGGACATGGTGATCGAGGCCGTGGTCGAGGAGGTCGATGTCAAGCGCGCCCTCTTCAACGAACTGGGCGCGACGTGCCCAGAGGACGTCATCTTCGCTTCGAACACCTCTTCCATATCCATCACCAGGCTCGGCCGGGCCTCCGGCAGACCCGACAGGTTCGCGGGGATGCACTTCATGAACCCTGTTCCCGTCATGCAGCTGGTGGAGGTGATTCGGGGCCTCGAGACTTCCGATGATACTGTAGCGGCCGTGACAAGCCTTGCACAGAGGCTCGGGAAACAGCCCGTTGTCATGAGCGACTCCTCTGGGTTCGTCGTCAACCGCCTGGCCATTCCCATGATCAACGAGGCTGTGTATTGCCTCTCCGAGGGCGTGGCGGACGCTGAGTCCATAGACACGTGCGCGAGACTCGGCCTGAACCATCCCATGGGCCCCCTCGCCCTGGCTGACTTGATCGGGCTCGACACGGTCGTTTCCATTCTCGAGGTACTGGCGGCGGAGACCGGGGACCCGAAGTACCGACCGTGCCCGCTCTTGCGCAGGATGGTGGATGCCGGCAGGCTCGGGCGCAAGTCTGGGCGTGGCTTCTACTCCTACTCGGAGTGAGAGGAGGCGCGAGACGTGGAGCATTGGTCTCTTGAGGTGGAGGACGGGGTTGCCCTCTTGACCGTGGACCGCCCCCAAGCCCTGAACGCTCTGAACCTTGAGGTGATCGACGAGTTGTTTCTGGCCGTGGGGCGGGTCCGGGAGGACGAGTCTGTTCGGGCGCTGGTGATCACGGGCGCGGGGGATCGGGCGTTTGTTGCCGGGGCGGATATCGCCGAAATGAAGGATATGACGGCCGATGAGGCCCGAAGGTTCTCTGAGCATGGGCAAGAAGTGCTCGCGAGCATTGAGAACCTTCCCTTTCCAACCATCGCAGCGGTGAATGGGTACGCGCTCGGCGGCGGGTGCGAGCTCGCCCTGGCGTGTGATATTCGCATCGCGTCTGAGACCGCCAAGTTCGCCCAGCCAGAGACGGGCCTTGGTATCATCCCGGGGTTCGGCGGGACTGTAAGGTTGCCTCGTGTAGTGGGTCATGCGCGGGCGGCCCACATGATCCTGACAGGAGAGACCCTGTCTGCACAGGACGCCCTGGCTTGCGGGCTTGTCAACATGGTTGTCCCCGCATCCGAGTTGCTTTCGACGGCCCGGTCCCTGGCTCAGAGGATCGCCTCCAGGAGCAAGGTTGCACTCGCAGCCGCCCGGAAGTGCCTCGCTTGCGGCCGGGAAGCTCCTGGACAAGGTGGGTATCGGATCGAGTCGGAGCAGTTCGCCAGATGTTTCGAAACCCCTCATCCCAGGCTTGGGATGGAAGCGTTTCTTGCGAAGAAGAAACCTGAGTTTGATTGAACGATCCATCGGCAAGACAGCAACCGCAGGTGGAGGCTTGACTCATGTCGAATCCCGCACGGACCTATCGCGCTTTCATACTCCTTGTGGCAGTCTTCGTTGCCATCGCCGCGCCGGCCGAGGCCTTCGCGGCGAGCGAAATCGACCGGGTTTACCTTACCAACTCGACTGAGATGAGCCTCGGGGACGGAATCTGGCTCGAAAGGCGGACGTCGTTCACCGCCGGGGGCTGGATTCAAGTGTCATGTCTACGCGTGGATCTCGCGAACCCTGCGATCAGGGTTTCCCCGTCCCTGGCTCAGGGCCTTCTCACCTCACCTGAGCCTGCATCCGCCATCGCCGCCAAACCGGGCCTGATCGCCGCCGTGAACGGGGACTTCTTCGACACTTCAGCCACGAACGCTCCCCTCTCGTTCCTGGCCCGGGACGGGGAGACCATACGGTCGCCCAAACCTGACCCTGATTTCTCGTCGATCGGACTGCTTGGGACGGGCAGAGGCGTGTTCGGGAGCTGGCACTGGGAGGCCGTGCTGACGGGGCCGGACGGCGTCAAAATCCCAATCTCCGCCATGAACGAAGTGTCCGTCCCGCCCAACTCCGCGGTGCTCTACGACGCGCGCTGGGGGAACCGTCCCGTCCGCAGCGGAGGCGCATCCACTTACATCACTGTGGAGGACGGCGTTGTGGTGGATGCCGGAATGGGAACGCCGCCTCTCAATGCTTCGGCGCCTCGGATTCACGTGGTGGGAAGGGGCTCAGCAGCGGTCGCCCTGCAGAGGCTTCGGCCCGGGGATTCCGTGTCCCTGCAGGACTTCCTGTTTCCGGACATGCCGGAGTTACTCGCTGCGTTCTCCGGCAAGCCCGTCCTGGTCGAAAGAGGCCTCAAGAGTCCGGACCTCGCGAGGCACACCAGCATCCAGGGGGATCGGCCTGCCCCCAGGACCGCCGCCGGTCTCACTTCGGACGGGCGCACGCTCCTGTTGGTCGTTGCCGATGGCAGGCAACGGGGTGCCCGTGGGCTCACTTTAGACGAGCTAGCTGCGGTGATGATAGACCTGGGCGCGTTCGAGGCTCTCAACCTCGACGGGGGCGGGTCGTCAACCCTGGTGTTCCGGGATCCCCTCTCAGGCGAACTGTCCCTCGGCAACAGGCCTTCCGGGGGCATCGAAAGGCCTGTCCCATACGTGATCGGGGTTGAACGGCCGCTCCTTGCGGCGCCCTACGAATTGACTCCCGAGCCCGGTCCGCCCGCGCACCTTTTCATCACCGCGCACATCAGGCCCGAAGGAGGTCACGCGTCAGAGAATGATCCCGTGGCAGTAGTGCCTGACATGCACAGGGCGATCGCAGGCGGCCCGCGGGCTCTGCTCCCCACGGAGGTCCGAATGGCTGAAGGCGACGCTCTCGTCCTTGTCGCGACAGTTCTGGACAAAGACATGAGAGAAGTCGCGCAGTCCGTGTCCACGCTTGAGTGGGGGGCGTCGGGGCCGGGGTCTCCCATATCGTGGCTTGAGACTTCTCCCGACCTTATGAGGGCGACGTTCGCACCTCGCGGACAGGGAAGGTTCGTCATCTGTGTGTCCGTCCCGGGCCTGGCCAGGCAAGAACTGGCCATCCGGGTCGTTGGGCCTCCGGCCGCGGATAGGCCGAGCAGAGACCACATGGGGTTCCGGGTACCGACGCCCGCTCAGCCTGCTTCGGATCCCCAACCAAGTCAAGCATCACCCCCGCAGCACCCGCCCGGGGCTGCCAACACCGCCGCGTCCGCTCAGTCTGCGGACACCGCAACTCTCACACGAGTTGTGCTGGAAGACTTCGAATCGATCGATGGCTGGAGGAGTGCCTCGTCATCGCTGGCTGTGGGGGCAGGCTTGGCCCTCTCCTCAAGGCCTGACCCGGTCCATGCCGGCGAGCACTCTGCGGCGCTTTCCTACGATTTCTCCCAGTCCACCGGGACTCGCGCCGCCTACCTCAGGCCGGACTCTCCTATCGAGCTTCCCACGGCCGCCTCTGCCCTGGGGCTGTGGGTGTTCGGGGATGGAGGCGGAGGGCACTGGCTCCGCGCGACCCTCTCCGACCC
It encodes:
- a CDS encoding phosphodiester glycosidase family protein codes for the protein MSNPARTYRAFILLVAVFVAIAAPAEAFAASEIDRVYLTNSTEMSLGDGIWLERRTSFTAGGWIQVSCLRVDLANPAIRVSPSLAQGLLTSPEPASAIAAKPGLIAAVNGDFFDTSATNAPLSFLARDGETIRSPKPDPDFSSIGLLGTGRGVFGSWHWEAVLTGPDGVKIPISAMNEVSVPPNSAVLYDARWGNRPVRSGGASTYITVEDGVVVDAGMGTPPLNASAPRIHVVGRGSAAVALQRLRPGDSVSLQDFLFPDMPELLAAFSGKPVLVERGLKSPDLARHTSIQGDRPAPRTAAGLTSDGRTLLLVVADGRQRGARGLTLDELAAVMIDLGAFEALNLDGGGSSTLVFRDPLSGELSLGNRPSGGIERPVPYVIGVERPLLAAPYELTPEPGPPAHLFITAHIRPEGGHASENDPVAVVPDMHRAIAGGPRALLPTEVRMAEGDALVLVATVLDKDMREVAQSVSTLEWGASGPGSPISWLETSPDLMRATFAPRGQGRFVICVSVPGLARQELAIRVVGPPAADRPSRDHMGFRVPTPAQPASDPQPSQASPPQHPPGAANTAASAQSADTATLTRVVLEDFESIDGWRSASSSLAVGAGLALSSRPDPVHAGEHSAALSYDFSQSTGTRAAYLRPDSPIELPTAASALGLWVFGDGGGGHWLRATLSDPTGLRVPLDFPRVNWKGWRYVEAAIPESLARPVRLEQVYLVEIKPELSDSGVLHLDDVTILVNQDPPDDPPRVRPTAQVRPLDPETAALAREALNRATALPPGGFAAAHSHTIPSGLQPSNKAPGPGLHAWLVADATRLAWEGLLTALRPPAPGDPPIHELTVVLKGGAAVSPEGDNEIGGTFRDPLDAQLLMALLSAQSNGATRVNLVQIGMGEGPVQARKPEPEGWVMVDGVKCVWVPGT
- a CDS encoding 3-hydroxybutyryl-CoA dehydrogenase, whose translation is MDIGKILVVGAGQMGSGIAQVAAQSGIDVVLSDLSLKESQKGLAGITKNLERLVAKGRITREDRDQALGRITCAEGLSVGSAADMVIEAVVEEVDVKRALFNELGATCPEDVIFASNTSSISITRLGRASGRPDRFAGMHFMNPVPVMQLVEVIRGLETSDDTVAAVTSLAQRLGKQPVVMSDSSGFVVNRLAIPMINEAVYCLSEGVADAESIDTCARLGLNHPMGPLALADLIGLDTVVSILEVLAAETGDPKYRPCPLLRRMVDAGRLGRKSGRGFYSYSE
- a CDS encoding enoyl-CoA hydratase-related protein codes for the protein MEHWSLEVEDGVALLTVDRPQALNALNLEVIDELFLAVGRVREDESVRALVITGAGDRAFVAGADIAEMKDMTADEARRFSEHGQEVLASIENLPFPTIAAVNGYALGGGCELALACDIRIASETAKFAQPETGLGIIPGFGGTVRLPRVVGHARAAHMILTGETLSAQDALACGLVNMVVPASELLSTARSLAQRIASRSKVALAAARKCLACGREAPGQGGYRIESEQFARCFETPHPRLGMEAFLAKKKPEFD